The following are from one region of the Camarhynchus parvulus chromosome 3, STF_HiC, whole genome shotgun sequence genome:
- the PRSS35 gene encoding inactive serine protease 35 → MEHMLLLLIIFIPILSLSNGTETEQDFTWHLKKIPQIVRERTFSLDSPKFEAKTQLELNSVCGIECQRKLPVPSLSDLKSLLSYETVFENGTRTLTEVNVLGAVPDPAANTTTQRPLRKKRQIYGTDSRFSIYDKRFMTNFPFNTAVKISTGCSGILVSPKHVLTAAHCLHNGKDYVKGSKRLRVGLMKTKSRGNGRKRKGAKRSRREISAAKEDPKAATELRRPSKGDGRKQRGSGRKQGTSDGMPSFQWTRVKSTHIPKGWFKGVSGDIALDYDYAVLELKRPHKRKYMELGISPTIKMMPGSMIHFSGFDNDRSGQLVYRFCSISDESNDLFYQYCDAEPGSTGSGIYLRLKEPNKKKWKRKIIAVYSGHQWVDINGEQQDYNVAVRITPLKYAQICFWIHGNDENCTRG, encoded by the coding sequence atggagcaCATGTTACTGCTACTCATAATTTTCATACCTATATTGAGTCTCAGTAATGGAACAGAAACTGAACAAGATTTTACTTGGCACTTAAAGAAGATTCCCCAGATTGTGAGAGAAAGAACTTTCTCCCTTGACAGCCCTAAATTTGAAGCAAAAACCCAATTAGAGCTGAACAGTGTATGTGGAATTGAATGTCAAAGAAAACTGCCAGTGCCAAGTTTGTCTGACTTGAAGAGCCTCTTATCCTATGAGACTGTTTTTGAAAATGGCACACGGACCCTGACTGAAGTGAATGTCCTCGGAGCAGTGCCTGACCCAGCTGCAAACACAACCACACAGAGGCCTttgaggaagaagaggcagaTATATGGGACAGACAGCAGGTTCAGCATCTATGACAAGAGGTTTATGACCAACTTTCCATTCAACACAGCTGTGAAGATCTCCACGGGCTGCAGCGGCATTCTCGTTTCCCCCAAGCACGTGCTCACAGCAGCCCACTGCCTGCACAATGGCAAGGATTATGTCAAGGGCAGCAAAAGATTGAGGGTGGGCCTGATGAAGACGAAATCCAGAGGCAACGGCAGGAAACGCAAAGGTGCTAAAAGAAGTAGGAGAGAAATTTCTGCGGCCAAAGAGGATCCCAAAGCCGCCACAGAATTAAGGCGACCATCCAAAGGCGATGGGAGAAAGCAGAGGGGATCTGGGAGGAAGCAAGGGACCTCAGATGGCATGCCCTCCTTCCAGTGGACCCGGGTGAAGAGCACACACATCCCAAAAGGCTGGTTTAAGGGTGTCTCTGGGGATATTGCCCTGGATTATGATTATGCTGTTCTTGAGCTCAAGCGTCCCCACAAAAGGAAGTACATGGAGCTGGGAATCAGCCCAACAATCAAAATGATGCCTGGGAGCATGATCCACTTCTCAGGTTTTGACAATGATCGATCTGGGCAGCTGGTCTATAGATTTTGTAGCATTTCTGATGAGTCCAATGACCTGTTTTATCAGTACTGTGATGCTGAGCCTGGCTCCACAGGATCTGGCATCTATCTCCGTCTGAAGGAGCCAAACAAAAAGAAGTGGAAACGCAAGATCATTGCTGTTTACTCAGGCCATCAGTGGGTGGACATCAATGGCGAACAGCAGGATTACAATGTAGCAGTACGAATTACTCCTCTCAAATATGCCCAGATTTGCTTCTGGATACATGGGAATGATGAGAATTGCACACGAGGCTGA